A portion of the Manihot esculenta cultivar AM560-2 chromosome 2, M.esculenta_v8, whole genome shotgun sequence genome contains these proteins:
- the LOC110609573 gene encoding SUPPRESSOR OF ABI3-5 isoform X1, translating into MDPGRYGLQQGWDNNSALEGYGGVHEPNYRVGGSYDERRFHDERYTRDNVYARNAFHRDVLERESYPPPPAVGLWPQSRRRSYEEDYPLDRESRRHEKAYVDSYHAMDTFRDRDIDSYTELDKFRDGYRNVENYRDHGFDRGARFGARDRDDHAYDDYDYRPRNSSQNREDSRERDYEYGRHSYDSDYERGNKREGNWRRRDSRDRERDKRGLSRERDQSPHKRHERSHSRGRDDRPRSRSPRGRSHGRSQREDSYEDGQHERTERRRDREEKRHRGNYTVAPSATVVVKGLSQKTTEEDLYQILAEWGPLRHVRVIKERNSGISRGFAFIDFPSVDAACAMMDRIGDDGFVVDGRKLFFEYSSKPTGGAGGQFGQESAVKSGHNNHRSIMVPSDWMCTICGCVNFARRTSCFQCNEPRTEDAPAADIALSNPASLGRKGFEAGPTHVLVVRGLDENADEEMLRYEFSKHAPIKDLRLVRDKFTHVSRGFAFVHFHSVEDATKALEATNGTTLEKNGQILRVAYAKSILGPGSGASGHSQSSSLAAAAIEAAAFAQQYDAVGWAPKEYNPDDKSASAPEQNGGEATVQKDGSAPQSGFVWDEASGYYYDAASGFYYDGNTGLYYDGNAGIWYSYDHHTQQYIPCTDQNDNKTSDKQSEHSKPSDTNNRKVIISAPAATITATEKAASLHDAVQAAATAALAAEKKEKEKSKEIKLASKSSILASKKKMNNVLTMWKQRSNEGQATRVTVDDNQPSGSADERSFSVGQSMKSKFKTDTITAKESAVSTSGIITSTAVAQAGLESPVKPRPVSNSSGGALMGVIRGSGRGVMKSDASYSGSSTIVSTSTAVGGTSINADASAIATPFRTDASALGSYAPPASTGSGKRRFSEMPLSSASAQKEQSQTTYRDRAAERRSLYGSSSSMGDLPGYGFGDSNRDLPFKKGSSDSMPFPPGVGGGRGVGDANINAQSYEVITADKAIDESNVGNRMLRNMGWQEGLGLGKDGSGMIEPVQAQATEHRAGLGSQQKKLDPSLEVQAGDSYKTLIHKKALARFREMSDTS; encoded by the exons ATGGATCCTGGTCGCTATGGTCTCCAGCAAGGATGGGATAATAACAGC GCTCTGGAAGGGTATGGTGGAGTCCACGAGCCAAACTACCG GGTGGGTGGTTCATATGATGAGAGGAGATTTCATGATGAAAGATACACCAGGGATAATGTCTATGCAAGAAATGCTTTTCACCGAGATGTCCTAGAGAGGGAGAGCTATCCACCACCTCCTGCTGTTGGTCTTTGGCCTCAGTCAAGAAGGCGAAGTTATGAAGAAGATTATCCCCTTGATAGGGAGTCAAGGAGACATGAGAAAGCATATGTGGACTCATACCATGCGATGGATACTTTTCGAGATCGTGATATCGATTCATACACGGAACTTGATAAGTTCCGTGATGGCTATCGCAACGTGGAAAACTATCGTGATCATGGGTTTGATAGGGGTGCCAGGTTTGGAGCACGTGATCGAGATGATCATGCATATGATGATTATGATTACAGGCCCCGCAATTCCAGCCAAAATAGGGAGGACAGCCGTGAGAGGGATTATGAATATGGTCGACATAGTTATGATTCAGACTATGAGAGAGGCAATAAAAGAGAGGGAAATTGGAGGCGGCGCGATTCCCGTGATCGAGAACGTGATAAGAGAGGTTTGAGTCGAGAAAGAGATCAGAGTCCGCATAAAAGGCATGAACGATCTCACTCTCGTGGACGTGATGACCGTCCTAGATCAAGGTCCCCTCGAGGTCGAAGTCATGGTCGAAGTCAACGAGAGGACAGTTATGAGGATGGTCAACATGAGAGGACTGAAAGGCGGAGAGACCGTGAGGAGAAGCGGCATCGAGGGAATTACACAGTG gCCCCATCTGCAACTGTTGTTGTGAAAGGTCTATCACAGAAGACAACTGAGGAAGACTTGTATCAGATACTT GCTGAATGGGGACCTCTCCGCCATGTGCGTGTGATCAAAGAGCGGAATTCTGGCATTTCTCGTGGATTTGCTTTTATTGATTTTCCATCTGTG GATGCAGCTTGTGCTATGATGGATAGGATTGGGGATGATGGTTTTGTTGTGGATGGCAGGAAATTGTTCTTTGAGTATag TAGTAAGCCAACTGGGGGGGCAGGAGGACAATTTGGTCAAGAAAGTGCTGTGAAATCAGGCCATAACAACCACAGAAGCATCATGGTACCATCTGATTGGATGTGCACCATATGTGGTTGTGTCAATTTTGCAAGGCGAACATCCTGTTTTCAG TGTAATGAGCCAAGAACTGAAGATGCACCAGCAGCAGATATAGCTTTATCAAATCCAGCTTCTTTGGGAAGGAAAGGATTCGAGGCAG GTCCTACTCATGTATTGGTGGTTCGTGGATTGGATGAAAATGCTGATGAGGAGATGCTTCGTTATGAGTTTTCTAAACATGCTCCAATCAAG GATCTCCGTCTTGTTCGGGACAAGTTTACTCATGTTTCTAGAGGATTTGCATTTGTACATTTCCATTCA GTTGAGGATGCTACTAAAGCTCTTGAAGCCACTAATGGAACAACGCTTGAGAAGAATGGACAGATTTTAAGAGTAGCATATGCAAAAAGCATTCTTGGTCCGGGATCTGGGGCATCGGGCCATTCTCAGTCAAGCAGCCTAGCGGCTGCTGCAATTGAGGCGGCAGCATTTGCTCAACAG TACGATGCTGTTGGATGGGCACCAAAGGAGTACAATCCAGATGACAAATCTGCCAGTGCGCCAGAGCAGAATGGTGGGGAGGCTACAGTTCAGAAGGATGGTTCGGCTCCACAATCTGGCTTTGTATGGGATGAAGCATCTGGTTATTACTATGATGCTGCTTCTGGCTTCTACTATGATGGAAATACAG GTCTTTATTATGATGGTAATGCTGGGATCTGGTATTCATATGACCACCACACCCAGCAGTATATTCCTTGCACAGATCAGAATGACAATAAGACATCTGATAAACAATCTGAGCATTCCAAGCCATCAGATACTAACAATAGAAAAGTAATCATCTCAGCACCAGCTGCCACCATTACAGCTACTGAGAAGGCTGCTTCATTACATGATGCAGTCCAGGCTGCTGCTACAGCAGCATTAGCTGcggagaagaaagaaaaggagaagtcTAAAGAGATAAAGCTTGCTTCAAAAAGCAGTATTTTGGCTAGCAAGAAGAAAATGAACAATGTATTGACAATGTGGAAGCAGAGGAGTAATGAAGGGCAAGCAACTCGTGTTACTGTTGATGACAATCAGCCATCTGGTTCTGCTGATGAGAGGTCGTTTTCTGTTGGACAATCCATGAAGAGCAAGTTCAAAACTGATACGATCACTGCGAAGGAAAGTGCTGTGTCTACTTCAGGAATTATCACAAGCACTGCGGTTGCCCAGGCTGGTTTGGAGTCTCCAGTCAAGCCAAGACCTGTAAGTAATAGCTCTGGGGGGGCTCTTATGGGGGTCATAAGGGGCTCTGGTCGAGGTGTTATGAAGTCGGATGCTTCATATTCAGGATCATCCACTATAGTTTCTACCTCCACTGCTGTCGGTGGTACATCAATAAATGCAGATGCATCTGCAATTGCAACTCCTTTCAGAACAGATGCATCAGCATTGGGTTCTTATGCACCACCTGCATCTACTGGGAGTGGCAAGAGGAGGTTTTCTGAGATGCCActctcttctgcttctgctcAGAAGGAGCAATCTCAGACTACCTATAGGGATCGTGCAGCTGAAAGGAGGAGTTTGTATGGTTCATCGTCTTCGATGGGAGATCTGCCCGGTTATGGTTTTGGGGATTCAA ATCGGGATTTGCCATTCAAAAAGGGTTCTTCGGATTCAATGCCTTTCCCTCCTGGTGTTGGTGGAGGGCGTGGGGTTGGAGATGCCAACATCAATGCTCAGAGTTATGAGGTGATTACAGCAGACAAAGCAATTGATGAGAGCAATGTGGGCAATAGAATGCTCCGAAATATGGGCTGGCAAGAAGGCTTG GGCTTGGGGAAGGATGGAAGTGGAATGATAGAACCAGTCCAAGCACAAGCCACAGAACATCGAGCAGGACTTGGGAGTCAACAGAAGAAATTGGATCCTAGCCTTGAGGTGCAGGCCGGGGATAGTTACAAAACTCTCATTCATAAGAAGGCTCTTGCTAGGTTCCGGGAGATGTCTGATACCTCTTAA